GTGCTTTGACATCCCGGCAATACGGCTCTTTTTCCTCTACGCTTTTGTAAACATTCCCGATCAGGTCGTAAGCGCCTTTGGAGAGCACACCTCTTGGATGAAGCTGATCTCCGATGGAGCATCCTGCTCCCACTGCCAGCATATGGAAACATTCATATTCCAACGCTGCCTGATTTTTCAGAGAATGGAAATCTCCCCAGTATGTATGGAATTTTCCGGTCATTCCAATCATCTCTTTTCCGAGATTACGGGCATATCTGCTGGTTGCCGGGAAGTGATCATATCCCCAGCCGCCGCTTGGCAGAGATTCCAGCTCCAGATGGCTGTATTCTTTAAAACTGTTCTTGCTTCTTGGTCCCACATGAGATCCATTGTAAAAGATCGTTGCCTCCGGCGCCATGCTGTGGATAAATTCGCTGATCTCCGTCTTAAATTCATCCAGCATATGCTCTGCGTACCGCATCCGTTCCACTTTGGATTCGGTATCCATTCCAAGCTCCTGCATCTTCCTCACACAATGCTCACACTTGCAGTCTACCTGGAACAGAATATCCATAAAAATTCCATCCAGATTTTCCACGCCGATCACCTCGATCATATCCTGAAGCTGATCCTTGAAAAATTGTCTGTAACCGCTGTTCAGACAGATCGTGTGATAAAAATGCGGCGCCGGAACTCCCTGGGTATCAATAAATTCTCCATTTTCATCTACTGCAAGCCACTCCGGATGCTCGCGCATGATTCTTCCATCCCACTGTGCAGTTGTATAAACCGGCACTTTGATCCCTCTCTTATGACACGCCTCGATCTGCTCCAGTAAAAAGTTTTTGTTCTTCAATCCCGGGTGGATGAGCTCCGGAAATTTTTTTGACGGATAGTACAGCCATCCATGATGACATCTTGCAAAACATGTAATGGAATCTACATGTGCTTCTTCCAATGTTTTTGCAAATTCTTCTTTGTCAAAATCTGCTGCGATATCCGGTATGTACTCACTTGTATGAAAATCCAGATGCACCTGTCTGTATCTGATCTTGCTCATTTTATTTTCCTCCTCATGCCTATTCTTTCACAGCTCCCGCTGCCAGACCGCCTTCTACTTTTTCCTGGAATAACAGGTAGATCACAAGCGGAACAGCAACTGTGATCACGATTGCCGCCATCAGCGGGCCATAATCACTTCCACGCTCTCCGTTGAAGTTCAACAGTCCCAGTGCGATCGGCTTTAAGTTCTTGTCATTGATGAACAGAAGCGGGAACAGAATGTTGTTCCATGCACCCAGGAAGTTAAAAATAGAAATCGTGGAAATTGCCGGTACTGTCATCGGCAGCATCACATTTTTATAAATCTGGAAATAGGTTGCTCCGTCGATCAGAGCTGCTTCTTCCAGAGAACGGTTCACACCCTTCATAAAGTTGGTCACGACCAGAATACTGAACGGAAGGCTGAATGCCACATAGATCATAACCAGCGCCGGGATATTATTTTTCAGATTCAGCGCTCCGATAATGTAAGAAACCGGAACAAGTACAGTATGTACCGGAACCATCATTCCCAGCATAAAGAATAACAGTAAAAATTTGTTGCATTTAAAATCAAATCTGGACAGTACGTAGGCTGCCATTGTAGACACGATCGCAAGTACGATCACTGTCGCTCCTGCCTGAATCAAACTGTTTAAAAAGTAGTGACTCATGTTGGCACTTGTCCAGGCTTCCACATAGTTGGACCATTGCGGGACTTCCGGCCAGGAGAATGGTTTCGCAAAAATTTCTACTTTTGTCTTAATGGAAGACAAAAGGGTAAACAACATCGGGGTTGCAAACATCAGCGCTGTCAAAATCAGCAGAATATACATGATCACACTCTGCAGCGTAATTTTCTTACGAGTTTTTACTTTCTTTTTCATGTGTTCTTCCCCCTACTCCGCTTTCTTTCTGTTTGTGATCAGATTGCTTCCAACCGTACCCACAATACAGATCACCATGATAATGATTCCGATCGCGCTTCCTACTCCGTAATGGTTGTACTTAAACGCCTCATTGTACATCAATGTTGTCGGAAGGTTGGTCAGACCGTTCGGTCCGCCTCCTGTCATGGCAAATACAAGATCGAATACTTTGACAGATCCGATGATATCCATCAGAATACACATTGCCAGGATCGGTTTCAGCATTGGAACTGTGATCTTAAAGAATTTCTGGATCGATGTTGCTCCATCGATCGCTGCCGCTTCATATACATCATCCGGGATGGTCGTCAGACCGGCTAAAATAATAACCATGTAATAACCAACACCTGCCCAGACATTGACAAATACGATCGTATTCATCGCTGTTGCAGGATCTACCAGCCATGGCATCACCAGATCGCTGAGTCCGATCACTTCCAGCAGAGAGTTGAAAGATCCGGTCGGCATGAAGATGAAATACCACATCAGACCAACTGCAGTCAGCGGGAATACAGTCGGTACGAAGAACAACGCCTTAAAGATCCTGTAGCCTTTACACTTTGTATTGATCGCAACTGCCATCAGAAGTGCGATCGGGGTATGACAGATCACACTGATGATGACCATTCTTGCCATGTTCTTTAAAGAAAGAATAAAATCTGCATTGTGAAATGCATCGATATAATTTTTCAGTCCTACAAATTTCGGCGCAGATCCTGCAATTCCGTTCCAGTCAACCAGAGAAAAATAGATGGAACCGATAATCGGAATAATCTGAAATACCAGATAGATCACAAGTGCCGGAACAAGAAACAGCATAATGCCCATTCTTGTCTTTTTACTTTTTAACTTTATCATCCGGAAACCTCCTGTTCTTTAAAAAAATGCCCTGCACAAAGCTGACAGGGCATTTTTGTACGTCCTATTTTATTGATACCTATTTATCAATCTCACTCTGAATCTCTTTTGCAACGCTGTCTGGTTTTTCTCCGGTGAACATGCTTGAGATAGAGTTTCTTGTTCGATCCTGCATAGAAGCCAGCGGATCAAAATCAAATACATCGACTCCGATTCCCTCAGATGTTCCGCCAAGCTCTACATTTTTGGCAAACAGTGGAGAGATCGCACTTTCATCCAGATCAATGTCTGTTCTCGGAATCAAGAAGGCTGCTTCCTCTGCAAATCTCTTCGCTGCATCTTTGTCTGTCAGCATTTTTACGAGTTCCAGTGTAAGCTCCAGTTCTTTTCCTTCCAGTTTTCCGCTGATCATATACGGAGACAATGTCTGCATATCTTCATTCTTAAACTCCGGTTTTTCTTCAAAGTATGGGAATTTTGCAACTTCAATGCTGTCACATACCGGTGTCTCTGCCGGATCTTCAAAAGTTCCGATATTCCATGGACCTGTGATTACCATCGCAGCTTCTCCCTGCTGGAACTGTGTCATTGCAATATTGTCTGTCATACCTGCTGCATTTTTGTCAAATGCGCCTGCATCGATCAGATCCTGTACAAACTGGAGTGTCTCTACCACTTCCGGATCTGTCCATTTCATGTCTCTGGAACCTAACTTCTTCGCAGCATCTGTTCCGAGCCATTTGTAGAATATCTGATCATGAAGATGTCCTGCCATATAAGTTGTCTGTGTTCCCATTGCGATCGGGATCACACCGCTGGCTTTTAACTTCTTGATCGCATCCAGAAATTCTGTCCATGTTTCAGGGAATTCCTTCACGCCTGCTTTTTCAAACAAATCTTTGTTGTAATAAACTCCGATCAGTCCGGATTCCATCGGAATCGCATAAGTTCCTTCTTTTCCAGGCACCTGATAATAAGAGAGCGCTCCCTCTGTAAATCCGCCGCCCCATTCCGGATCTTCGTCTAAATATGGCTGTACATCCAGGATCAGCCCGTTATCGATATATTCTGACAGATTGGCAACACCCTGGATACGGAAAATATTTGCCATTGTTCCAGATGCAATATCTGTCGATAAAATATTGTTGAATGCAGATTCATCCCCCTGTGAATCATCAACGATCGTCACTTCCGGATGTTTCTCTTTAAATTCATCCAGAATATCATTGTAGATATCCACCTGCGCTGTCGTTCCTGCCATTCTTGTCAACAGACGAATCGTAATCTTATCGCCTGAACCTTTTTCGTCTCCGTCCCCTTTGCTTCCGCATCCTGCCAGAAGTCCCACGCACATCACTCCTGCCAGCAGCGCCGCTGTGATTCTTTTCAATTTCATTCCTTTTTCCTCCGTTTTCCTTTGAAACATTTATGTGATGCACCTAGTATAGAAAATAAGCGGGTTTTTCACAATGTTCATTTTCTATATTTTTTGTTCTTTTTCAATATGGAATCTCAAATAAACTTATTTTGACATTTCTTCCTACATTCTCTATAATGATTTTAATTCTGTTACATCGACTATACTATGGAGAATTCCTGCAATGAAAAAGATCAAACACAACAAAAATTCCATCAGCTTTAGCTTTTTCCGAAGCATATCCATGACTTCTATCCTGTTCATGGTTTTGCTTTTTTTAGGGATCTCCGGTTTATTTCTGAAGCATTCTTTTCGACTGGAGGGAAGAAATGCTCTGCAGCAGCTCAGCTATATTTCCGGACAGTTTCAATATTATCTGGATGCCACGGAAAATTATTCCAAAACTATTCTGTCTGATGACACTGTACAGGAATATATGAAAGACTATCTTGCCGCAAAGTATTCTTCCAATGCAACAACCAATGTCAAACAGCATATCCGACAGATCATACAGTCTACACCGTTCATCCATTCTGTAAGTCTGTATTCCGATCAGGGACTTCTTCTGGTATCTACCGAGCCGGACTCAAGTCAGATGAACCTCAGTGATCCGGCTCTTTCTCCTGTCTGGCAGGTTGGTATGAAACGACACCTAAACGACAGACATAAAGAGGTAAAAGTCCTCTCCTACATTCGCCCGTTCTATAATATCAATTCCGGACGAATGCTCGGATATGTAGAGCTTTCCATACCGGAAACACAGATTTCCGGTATTTATAAACAATACAATACAACCAATGAACTGTTTCTGATCGATAAAAACGGACAGATCCAGAGCAGTAACGGCAGTCCCGAACTGGACAGCCAGTATGAATATATGGATCTCATTCTTAAAAATCTGGATTCCCAGTATTTTTTTGCAGGCGGAAATCTGTTGTTTTTCACACCTTTTTCTACCCTTGACTGGTATGTTTTAAACCAGATTCCGATCGTCAGCTTTTTGGCGCCTCTGTTCGCGATATTTTGCCTGTCTCTGCTGATCGCCGCACTGGTTATGGTGCTCTGCGTATTTGCTTCTCACCATATTGCACAGAAAGTCACTTATCCGTTAAGCTATCTGATCTCGCATATTCAGACAGTCAAGGAGGGAAACTGGGTTCCAATCCGTGAGATTCCGTGTAATGACGAGGTTGCTTCGCTTCTCAGCTCTTTCAACAGTATGATCGCGATCCAGACGAAAATGAGAGACGACCTGATCGAAGCCGAAAAACTCAAACAGCAGCTTTCCCTCAACCTCCTTCAGCAGCAGGTAAATCCTCATTTTCTTTACAATACTCTGGATAACATCTGCGCTCTGGCGGAGCTTGATGAAAAAGAAACTCTGATTCAGCTTGTTATGAATCTTTCTTCTTTTTACCGCTCCAGCTTAAGCAATGGAAAGATGCATATTTCCATCGGACAGGAACTGGAAATTTCCAGAGCATATCTGGAAATCCTGCAGATTCGCTATTTCCATAAATTCGATTTCACCATCACCTGTCCGGAAGCGTTAAAAAACTACAGCTGCATCAAACTGCTGCTTCAGCCGATTCTGGAAAACAGTATTTACCATGGGATCAAGGGACTTGACCGGCACGGAATTCTTCATATTGAGGCGGAAGATGCTGGGGATTGTATCCGGTTTACGATTTCAGACAACGGACGTGGATTTTCAAAAGAAGACTACGAAAAAATCTGGCAGCAGGATGCCGACCACTTCGGAATCAAAAGTATCCAGCAGCGAATTTTGCTCTACTACGGACCGGGTTATGGACTATCTATGGAAAGTCCCCAAACCGGCGGCTGCATCACCGTGATCACATTACCCAAACAGGAGGGATTGCCATGTCATTGAAACTATTGATTGCAGATGATGAATATTTTATTCGTCAGCGCATAAAAAAGATCATACCCTGGGAAAAACTAAATCTTACTTTTGCCGGAGAAGCCGAAAACGGACAGCAGGTCATCGACCATCTGGAAAAAGAACCCGTAGATCTGCTGCTTCTGGATATCAAAATGCCGCAGATGAACGGAATCGAAACTGCCAGATATATCAAAGAGCATTTTCCTTCTGTGCATATGCTCATTTTATCGGGCTATAATGACTTCGAATATGCGCGCACCGCGATCCGGTACGGGGTAAAAGAATATCTGCTGAAGCCGGTTGCCGCCGAAGAGCTGGAGCGGGCGCTGTCTGAATGTATCCAGGCCATCCATTTTGAAGAACAGACCCGCCATACATTAAAGCATTATGAGCACTTTCATCTGTGCAGTATGCTTGCCAATATCCGGGACGGCGTGCTTTCCTATTCCGATCTGTGTGTACAGCATCCGGAATTTGAAAATCTGGCATACAGCATCTATTGCAGTGTCTATGTTTCGGAACACACTCACGATGCAGTATTACAGCTGGTGGATCGTCTGCGCGGACAGGATTTTCTCTGCGAATATATGCAGGAAAGCGAATACATCTACATGCTGCAGATTTTCCTCTCCGACAAAGAAAAACTACTCCATATCGGAAGTTGTTTTACGGATTTTATTGCACAGCAAAACGAATATACATTTTTGTATATTGAAAATATCTTTCCTGTTACAACCGACTGGAAGCCATATTACACCCGCTGCCTGCACCTTCTGACAGAACGCTATTTTTCCCGGGAATCCAATCTCTGTATCAGCTATTCCCATCCGGAAAGACCCGGATTTTCCGAGGAACTCTTAAAAATGCGGAAGCACTTTATTACAGTTTTGCACGCCCAGAACCGCAAAGATCTGCTGGAATATCTGGAAACACTGTTCCTTTCCATCAGTCAGAAGAAAAACAGTGAGTATCTTTCCCTTGTAATCCACGAGATTTTTGTTGTGTACCATGTGTATTTTCATATTCCGGAAAATCTGGCTCAGCCCGTGACCGAGTTCTCCGCTTCCATACTGGATACCGAACATTCTCTGGAGAATCTGAAAAATGAAGTCCTGTTTTACGGACTGCAGTGCATTCAGAAAATGGAGGCCGTTCCGTCAGATATCGCGCTCTGCCGCCGGATCATGGAGTATATCGGAAATCATTATACAGATGCTTCCCTTTCCGTTTCTCAGGTGGCTGCGAATTTTCAGCTGCATCCTTCCTACCTGGGAAGCGTATTTAAAAAAGTACAACATACCTCTGTACTCCAGTACATTTCCGATATCCGGATCAGCGCTGCTCAGAAACTTCTGAAAGAAGGCACGATGAAAATTTCCGAAGTTGCAGAGACATCCGGATATTCGGATGTGTACTACTTCAGTAAGAAATTCAAAAAAGCCTGCGGGTGTTCTCCAAAAGAATATGCGGCAAAATACAGTTAAAAACAGGGATGTCAAACGACATCCCTAGCTTTTCTGTATATAAATGATATTACTCATCCTTCTTTCCAGACCGCTTCCGCCACTTCACACACTCTGTCAGAAGATACTCGATCTGTCCGTTCATCGAACGAAACTCATCCTCTGCCCACTGTGCGATCTCATCGTAAAGCTCCTTGGAAAGTCTCAGTGGAACCTGTTTTTTCACTTTACTTTTTTCTTTCTTTTCATTTTCCAAAATGTGTCCCACCTTCTAACTATTTTATATATACTGTACACAATCGTCCTAATACAGACTTCCGCTGTTTACGATCGGCTGTGCATCCTTGTTTCCACAAAGTACGACCAGTAAGTTACTCACCATCGCTGCCTTTCTTTCTTCATCCAACTCTACAATATCATTCTCGTTCAATTTGTCAAGTGCCATCTCTACCATGCCGACAGCACCTTCCACGATCTTCTGTCTTGCATCAATGATCGCTGCCGCCTGCTGTCTCTGCAGCATTGCAGATGCAATTTCCGGTGCATAAGCAAGATGTGTGATGCGGACTTCCAGAATCTTGATTCCCGCATTCTCAACTTTCTCCTGCAATTCTTTGCACATGATCTCAGCAATCTCCTGGGAGCTTCCTCTTAAGGACTTTTCATCTCCTTTTTCACTGGTATCATATGGGTACATTCTTGCCGTGTTACGGATAATCGCATCGCACTGAATGGACAGATAATTCTTATAGTTCTCCACATTGATCACCGCTTTGGTCGGATTTGTCACTTTCCAGATCACTACTGCGCCGATCTCTACCGGGTTTCCAAGTTCATCGTTGACTTTCTGCTTTTCGTTGTTCAGCGTCAGTGTCTTCAATGACACTTTCTTTGCTTTTCCTGAGAGAGCTGCCGGATTGGCAAGGCCTGAGGATGTAACAACCGGTGCTGCCGGACGTACAGATGGGTTGATCGCTTCACAAAATGGGTTTACCCAGAAAAATCCGGCTGTCTTGATCGTTCCGTAATATTTTCCAAACAGGGCAAATACATAGGCTTCATTTGGATTCAATACTCTCAATCCGCAAAGTTCGAGTATAAATCCCACAATCAGTAACACTCCAAGAATAATAGAACCTGCCAACAGCGCCGTATTCGTCTCACCTGTCTGACCAAACACCATGCATCCCGCAATGATCACAGCCACACCAAGCAGCATCCCGATGATACCAAGTAAAAGCATGGCATATCCACTCTTTGCTTTCAATACTTTTTCATCTTGTACTACACTTTTCTCTCCATCCATATTCTTGTCCTCCTCATATGAATTTATTTGATATCATTTTGATATCATCATAGTAGCACTCGTATCAGGAGTTGTCAATGAGGTGAAACGATTTTTTCTGTCAGTATTTACACAATCTGTGCCGTAAGAATTTCAACCAGAACACCTCTTAAATCTCTGCTGATATCCATTGCAAACAGTTCTGACAAAATCCCCGCAGCCGGACGTTCTGACCGTATTAGTTCGTATAACCTGTCTTTCTGCACAAATTCTATCTCTGCCTGATTCAGAAAATCAAAACATCTCTCCACAACATCATTTCTGGCTCCGGAAGCCGTATGTTCCAAACTCACTTCGATCATCGCATCTGTTTCTGTCTCTGGTATCTCTACTACAATTGCTTTTTTCCATCTGTCATAAGATATCTGAGCATCTGTTCCTACACCATTTTTTCTGACCACGACCGTTTCACCGGAATTTTCAAAACCAGTCATTTCAACTGTATAACTCCGTTTCTGAGGAATCAGGTCCCGATTTCCTGCAGACGGATATATTGTAAAGATTGGTTTTTCATCTTCACAATACACCATCTTCGTTGTACAACAGATTCTCTCCTCATATGCACAGGACACATTGTCGTCTTCATACAGCTCAAACTCACCATTTTGCCCTGCATAGACCATGAGATGTAAGGAATTTGGATTTTTCTGTGCCTGCACTGCACTGATTTCGTCTGTAAACGCAAGAATACTTCCTGCGGAAGCAAAAACGGGAATACTCTCAATCCCTCTGTACAGATCCAGAATTCTGTCCCCATCGTATATCATTCCTGTATAAATATCATACCAACGTCCTTTTGGCAGCCATACCTGTACTTTCGCCATATTTATTTTTTCTATCCGCGGTGCTGTTATCGGAGCAACCATCAGAGAAGTTCCGAAGAGATACTGGTTCTTCTTTTCATAAGCCTCATTACATTCCTGCCAGTTGTAGTACATGGGTGATATCAAAGGTTTATTTTCGCAATAGCTCCTGTAATTCATTGTATAAAGATACGGGATCATCCTGTGCCGTTCCCGCAGCATATGATCCATCACCATTTCTGCTTCTTTCTTATAACGCCATGGTTCTTTTCCATTAAATTCACTGCTGGAACTATGAAGCCTCATGATCGGCGAATAGATGCCAAGCTGTACCCATCTTACCGTCATTTCATCATCCTTATATCCCAGCATATGACCACCGATATCATGGCTCCACCAACCATATCCTATATTCGAAGCCGTAAGTGTAAAATAGGGCTGAAAATCTAGAGATTCCCAGGTTACGATTGTATCTCCTGAAAATCCGATTGGATATCTGTGACTTCCAGGCCCTGCATATCTTGAAAATGTCAGAGGTCTTTTCCCCTCTCTTGCAGAGTCCAGGAAATGAAAATGATTAAAAATCCAGAGTGGATCCAGTCCTTCATCCCTGCAAACTTCCCCCTGTTGCCAGTCGATCCACCAGAAGTCAACCCCCTCTTCCTCTCTCGGATGATGCAGATACTGAAAATATGCTTCCAAAAATCGGGGATCTGCCGGATCACATAAAATCGGATCCTCATTCGCATAATCTACTCCCAGAGCTTTTGCCATCTCTACATACATCTCCTCATGGGCGCGCACTCCACCTGCAGGATGTACATTCAGAGTCACTTTCATCCCTCTTGTATGTAGATTGTCCAGAAATCGTGTTGGATTTGGGAATAATTCCCGGTTCCACGTATATCCGGTCCATCCGCTTCCATATTTGGGATCGATATCCACCAGATGCCAGTCCATATCAATCACTGCAACTGTAAATGGAAGATTCTCCTGCTCAAATCGATCCATAAGCGAAAGATAACTCTCTTCATTATATCGGTAAAATCTGCTCCACCAGTTGCCAAGTGCAAATCTCGGCAACATAGGTGTTTTTCCGCAAAGACGGATCAGGTCAGCAACAGCCTCCTTATAATCGTGACCATATCCCCAGAAATAAAGATCCTTTCCCCCTTTTTTTCTCGACTTGATCCATCCATCTTCCAGTAATACATGGGAGTTGCTGTCATCCAGAAGAGAAAATCCATTTCTCGACACAACACCATGATCCAATCTGATCTCTCCATCAACTCCATCCAGAGTCCGCGCTGTACCACCAAGATCACAGATTTGTTCTCCATAGTGCCAGGTACTGTTCACACTTCCTTTCACATGTATACTAAGACCGCCAGATGAAAACTCTTTTTCATCATATACAAGATGTAGGCGGGAGGTATTGATCTCTATCCCGTTTTCTGTATGAATGACGCGGTAATCCACCTCGGGGAAATCCCGGCATAAGACCATTTGCGTGGCTCTGTCCTCAAACTCTCCATCTGCATTGTACTCAAGTCTCACCAGCCCTTCCGTAAGTACTGTGATTCTGTATTGATTTCCTATGATCATATTTTCCTGTCTCGCACAGGGTGATGTCTTGATTCTGTATATCTTCTGCATAACAACTTCCCTTCTTTTTGTTTATTCTTTTACACTTCCCACGACAATACCAGTGATCAAATATTTCTGCAGAGAATAATTATTCACCTTGGTCATATAGAGTCAATCCCTGCCTTCTTCAGAAAAGATTGGATTCTAAACGTTCCTGATCTTCATCGTCTACAATCAGCATGCAGTACATAATACGACCTCTGCCGTCTGCTATTTCTATCACAAAACCTGCCGTCTGCTCTAAGCATACGACAGGTTTTCATCTGCTTCAACCTATTTTTTCTTTCTTCTGATAATCACTACTGCGCCGACAGCTGCTACTGCTGCCACCAGAAGTACTGCCCACATGATCACATTGGCATGGTCTCCTGTCTGCACACTCTGAGAGTGTGAACCGGATGTACTTCCATTGTTATGACTTCCGCCGTTATTGTTTCCACTGTTGTTGTCATTTCCGCCGTTGTTATCATTTCCGTTGTTGTTATCATTTCCGTTGTTATCGTCGTCCGGATCTGCTTTTTCTCCTCTGACCAGAACCTTCACATCAGCTTTGGCTGTTGCTCCATTTGTATCCGTTACCTGAATGGTCACGATCACATCCGTATCGTTTTCCGGTGTTGTTACCTTTCCATCCAGTCCGATGATTCCTTCCGGATTCACTGCCACGATCTCGATCTTGCTTCCTTCCGGAACTTCCGGCAGAACCAGAGTTTCTGTTCCTGCTTTCACTTCTGATGGAATCTTATTGTTTGCCAGAATGTCATCTAAGATTTCCTGTGCACTCGGAATATGCGGCACTTCCACGGCTTTGAATTCTCCGGTCAGCTCGATGTTCTTTGTCACTTTAAACTGATATTCTGCATCCTTCGATACATATTCGGTCTGTCCTTTTTCTTTCCAGCCCACAAATTCAAATCTTTCTTTGGCTTCTGCCTTCACAGATGCTGTCGCACCCTCTTTGTATGTGCCATCCTCTTTATCCATGGAAACCGTTCCCATGTTCTCATCATTGGACTGTACCACAACACGGTAATATGTTTCCGGAACCGAAGCCAGTCTAAACTCGGCACGCAGTACACGGTCTGACTCTGCATGAAATTTGTATTCTGCCTGAGCGCCTTCTACTGGTGTCAGAACTTCTTCTCCATCTGCTTCTGTCACTTCCAACCACTGGGCAAACTCATATCCATCCTTTGGCTCTGCTTTCACCGTAATCTCTGTTCCCTCTTTGTAGATGTTTCCTTCATTTGCAGGATCCATTGTGACAGTTCCCATCTGCACATCTGCAGTCTCTGCATAAATCAGATAAGAATGTTCTACTTCTTTGAAATTTGCAGTCAGCTCCATATTTTCCCGGATCTGGAATACATACGGATTATCTTTACTTACCACTTCCTGTGTTCCTTTTTTCGTGAAGCCTACGAACTCGTAGTCTTCTGTTGCCGGAACTGCACTGACTTTGATTTCTGTCCCTGCCTCATAAGAATCCTGCTGTGGTTCTACGATAACAGATCCCATACTCTCATCATTGGCTGCGGCTGTAAATGTAAATTTCTCCACTGGAATCTTTTCAAAGTTTGCAGTCAGATCCACATCTTTTGTCACTTCAAATACATATGGGTTGGAGTCACTGAGCACATTTCCTTCTGCATCGGTCCAGTTCACAAAGCGGAATCCTTCATTTGCCACTGCAATGACTTCTGCTTTTTCCCCTTTTTTGTAGCTTCCGTCTGCTGAATCAATGGTTACAGTTCCCATGCTGTTGTCATTGGTTTTGATCGTTACATGGAATTTTTCCTCTTCATATACGAATTCAAACTGATTTAACTTTTCCAGAATTTCAGCTACTTCTTCTGGTGTTGCATTCTCGTTATCTAATATAACCTTTGACTGCTCTCTAAGTTCTGCAAATTCTTTCCAAGATGCATCTGTCACCTGTCCTTGTGTCACATCTTTAATTTCATCATATTTTTTCTGAAGTTCTGTCTTATCTGCACGCAACCCCTGAATACGCTGTTTCAAAACAGCTATCATATCATCTACTGCTTCCTGTGTACAAGTACCACTCAACAATTTTTCTGCTTCCTGAATACTTTCCTGCAATGCCTCAAAACTCTCTTTTGTGTATCCTTCCTCTGAAATTTCTTTTGCCGTCTGAAGTACCTCTTTTAATACAGATGTATCTATCATGACATTTTGAAGATTTTCTCTCGCTGTCTTTACTTCTACCGCCTTATCGTTCATCTCAGAAGTACACGTCTCTTCATCTGCCTTTTTCAAAAGCACTGTTGCACTTTCAAGGACTGCCTGGAGCTTCTC
This window of the Mediterraneibacter gnavus ATCC 29149 genome carries:
- a CDS encoding glycoside hydrolase family 31 protein, which encodes MQKIYRIKTSPCARQENMIIGNQYRITVLTEGLVRLEYNADGEFEDRATQMVLCRDFPEVDYRVIHTENGIEINTSRLHLVYDEKEFSSGGLSIHVKGSVNSTWHYGEQICDLGGTARTLDGVDGEIRLDHGVVSRNGFSLLDDSNSHVLLEDGWIKSRKKGGKDLYFWGYGHDYKEAVADLIRLCGKTPMLPRFALGNWWSRFYRYNEESYLSLMDRFEQENLPFTVAVIDMDWHLVDIDPKYGSGWTGYTWNRELFPNPTRFLDNLHTRGMKVTLNVHPAGGVRAHEEMYVEMAKALGVDYANEDPILCDPADPRFLEAYFQYLHHPREEEGVDFWWIDWQQGEVCRDEGLDPLWIFNHFHFLDSAREGKRPLTFSRYAGPGSHRYPIGFSGDTIVTWESLDFQPYFTLTASNIGYGWWSHDIGGHMLGYKDDEMTVRWVQLGIYSPIMRLHSSSSEFNGKEPWRYKKEAEMVMDHMLRERHRMIPYLYTMNYRSYCENKPLISPMYYNWQECNEAYEKKNQYLFGTSLMVAPITAPRIEKINMAKVQVWLPKGRWYDIYTGMIYDGDRILDLYRGIESIPVFASAGSILAFTDEISAVQAQKNPNSLHLMVYAGQNGEFELYEDDNVSCAYEERICCTTKMVYCEDEKPIFTIYPSAGNRDLIPQKRSYTVEMTGFENSGETVVVRKNGVGTDAQISYDRWKKAIVVEIPETETDAMIEVSLEHTASGARNDVVERCFDFLNQAEIEFVQKDRLYELIRSERPAAGILSELFAMDISRDLRGVLVEILTAQIV